In Synechocystis sp. PCC 6714, the following are encoded in one genomic region:
- a CDS encoding Uma2 family endonuclease, whose translation MLLALDRISVLPGQTLVLRDVDWDEFEVLLDELGENRGSRIAYYQKQLEIMAPLPEHEIDKELVGDLVKALLEELDIEFYPLGSTTFKNKLLGLGLEPDSCFYITNEAKVRGLKRWDAAIDPPPDLALEVDLISRTHLDIYAQLGVPEVWRFKRRQLEIQCLEQGEYRQKEASTIFPDFDLKQIIPAYLQRIDNEGRNKTIKAFRAWVRSQINGKDNG comes from the coding sequence ATGTTGCTAGCCCTAGACCGTATCAGTGTACTTCCCGGCCAGACCTTGGTTTTGCGGGATGTAGATTGGGATGAGTTTGAGGTCTTGTTAGATGAACTGGGGGAAAACCGTGGTTCTCGCATTGCCTACTACCAAAAACAATTGGAAATTATGGCTCCCCTGCCTGAACACGAAATTGATAAAGAATTAGTCGGTGACTTAGTCAAAGCTTTGTTAGAAGAGCTGGACATTGAATTTTATCCTTTAGGTTCAACCACTTTTAAAAATAAGTTGCTTGGATTGGGCTTAGAGCCGGATAGCTGTTTTTATATTACAAACGAAGCAAAAGTTAGGGGTTTAAAACGTTGGGATGCAGCCATTGACCCCCCGCCGGATTTAGCGCTCGAAGTGGATCTAATTTCCCGTACCCATTTGGATATTTATGCCCAGTTGGGAGTGCCGGAAGTGTGGCGTTTTAAACGTAGACAATTGGAAATTCAATGCCTAGAACAAGGGGAATACCGCCAAAAGGAAGCTAGCACAATATTTCCTGACTTTGACCTCAAGCAAATTATTCCCGCCTATTTGCAAAGAATTGACAATGAAGGTCGCAACAAAACCATCAAAGCTTTCCGCGCTTGGGTAAGATCCCAAATTAATGGTAAAGATAATGGGTAA
- the lgt gene encoding prolipoprotein diacylglyceryl transferase: MIEQIFLGQFQSPGPVMFQVGSFALRWYGFLIASAVIIGLNLCQWLGQKRGINPDLFNDLVIWLVVAAIPSARLYYVAFEWPRYAQHWLNIFAIWQGGIAIHGALIGGTIAILVFSRYHQLSFWNLLDVLAPAVILGQAIGRWGNFFNSEAFGAPTNLPWKLYIPFGNRPPNLTSYAYFHPTFLYESLWNLGVFAILISLFFYGLNNPEKIKTGTVACVYLIGYSLGRVWIEGLRLDSLMLGPLRIAQVVSITLALLGTVGIFWLYIVQKNLPDWSGRKLSKN; encoded by the coding sequence ATGATTGAGCAAATATTTTTAGGACAATTCCAGTCCCCCGGGCCGGTGATGTTCCAGGTGGGGAGTTTTGCCCTACGTTGGTACGGATTTTTGATTGCCTCTGCGGTTATTATTGGCTTAAATCTCTGTCAGTGGCTGGGACAAAAACGGGGCATTAACCCAGATTTATTCAACGATTTAGTCATTTGGCTAGTGGTGGCGGCCATTCCTTCCGCCCGCTTATATTACGTTGCCTTTGAATGGCCCCGCTACGCCCAGCATTGGTTAAATATTTTTGCCATTTGGCAGGGGGGCATTGCCATCCATGGAGCTTTAATTGGCGGCACGATCGCCATTCTTGTTTTTAGTCGTTACCACCAGTTATCTTTCTGGAATTTGCTCGATGTTCTCGCTCCGGCAGTTATCCTCGGCCAGGCTATTGGACGGTGGGGTAACTTTTTTAACTCCGAAGCTTTTGGGGCTCCCACCAATTTACCCTGGAAGCTCTATATTCCCTTTGGTAATCGTCCGCCTAATCTAACTAGCTATGCCTATTTTCACCCTACTTTTTTATACGAATCCCTATGGAATTTAGGCGTTTTTGCCATTTTAATTTCTTTGTTTTTCTATGGTTTGAACAATCCTGAAAAAATCAAAACAGGAACTGTTGCTTGTGTTTATCTAATTGGTTACAGTCTTGGTCGGGTTTGGATTGAAGGTCTAAGATTAGACAGCTTGATGCTTGGCCCCTTAAGAATTGCCCAGGTGGTTAGCATTACCCTAGCTTTATTGGGGACAGTGGGAATTTTCTGGCTATACATTGTGCAGAAAAATTTACCGGATTGGTCGGGGCGAAAATTGTCCAAAAATTGA